In the Rhinopithecus roxellana isolate Shanxi Qingling chromosome 16, ASM756505v1, whole genome shotgun sequence genome, CAGCTATCAGAGAACAGGACAGAGTGACCCCTGATTTATGGGTCATTCaaaccaaaaattatttaatatttatcctAAACATGTGcaatttttatgtctctatttacaAGGGAACTTGGTCTTAACAGTATTCTGTTGGAAGTCTCCTTAACCAGGCTAATCCCTGAACTGCTTTCTCCTGATCCGCCTTCTTGCTCTAAAGTGGATCCTCATGAGCAGAGCCCTAAGGACTCCTCTCCTTCCTAGGATGACGGAACGACCCCCCACATTAGGAAGCAGGATCACAGTGTTCCTTTAAGTAGCATCTTTTTATTTACAAGACACTGCTGATTCTGTATCATTCTGATCTTAAACTAAAACAAACCAgagattaaaatgatttttaaatggacaGTTCCTTGtccagttttttaaaacttttatttgatTGGTTAGGATGGAAGCTCTGGATCCCCTGGTTCAGCACTCCTTTCCCTGTAGCCCTGTTTGGCTGGAAAGGAAAGAGTGGGGAGAAGGCTATGGTCAAAGAAAATGTCTGGGGAGAAATCACAAGTGGGAGGTCGGCGGGGCATTTGGGAGTCCAGAAGTTGGAATGCGTCAAGGGATGCCACGAGATAAGGTTGAACCAGGCCCGAGCTTCGAATGCCAGGCAGGAGGCAGCATGCGGGTGGGGCGTGGGTAGGGCTGGAGTGGAAGGGTCATCCTGCCCCACCCTGCCTGATCAGGCCTGGCCTAGGGTGTGGGCAGCTTGcccctcctcctctctgggccGGCGGGCAGGCCTCATGCGTGCCGGGGGCTCCAGCCCAGGCGGGCTGGCGAGATGAGAGGAAAAACATGCGGTTTGGTGGGCTGGACATGGAAAAACAAGTCAATtaggaggaaaacaaacaaaccctgggCCAGCGGGGGCACACGCACGCATGCACACGCGCACACGGCCCCACGTGGGACCTAGGGACACCCTGCCACAGGCTGACACAGTCACTTGGGTGTCTCAAGAGACCCCCAAGGGGCAACCCAGATGCCCTGTATGCCCAGAGCCTGATACTGTGACCTGTGTGCATAGGAGCGTTTGCTCACACACTCTAACATGCACTCACACGGTGTTCAGTTCATACGTGTGAACATGCTGGGAATTCCGGGCACCTTCCACACGCACAGTTTGCAAAATACATTCAGCCTCACTTTGCTCCATCACATACGCACTGCCTCATGTATGAGCTCTAGCTGTCTCTGTGTTCAGACACAATGGCACATTTACAGGCACTCTTACAGAGTACCTTCGCCACACAGCCTTGCACATAGGGATGGTCTCAAAATTGAACAGCCTCACCCTGAGTCATGTGCAAACACAGTCATCCAGTCCCACACAGCCTCCCATCATACAGTTACACAACTGCCCAGAGTCTCACAGTTACACACGCGGAACTTCTCACAGTTACACACAGCCTTGCAATCGCAGCTTCTTAAAAACAGCTTTTTCTCCAACTCACAACACACTCACAACAGGCATCCTGATCCCACACTGTCCTACAATCTCAcagcacccccacctccacccacccGGCCCCTCAGCTGGGCTCCAGCTGCAGCAAGtcactccttttcttccttttgtttttctttcctccttttccctctgAGAAACCTGGTCCCTGTCAGGAAACCCAAGCCCTTCCCTGCTCAGGGCCCAGGGCCAGGCAGGAGTAGCCAGATGACAGACAAAGCCCCCAGTcggccccccaacccccaccccaccgtGACCTCCCCAGTCAGGGAGAGGAACTGGCGTGAGGGGGAGGTTGGAAGGGGAGGCTGGTCTGAGGGGGGAGGACAGTTGGGGAGTGGAGGAGCCTGGTCAGTGGGGAGGCTGGCCGGGGGTGGGGGCCTGTGAGTCCAGTGCTGTGGCCCGCTCTGCCCTCCGAGGAGTCCTGGGCAGCAGGGAGCTGACTCTGCAGGCTCcgatccccaccccacccccagcgcCCTTCCCCTTCCTGGGGGTAAGGAGGGCGGTGGCAGGAGCGGGGAGTGGAGGCTTCTCGGCCGACCTCGGAATGTCCTTTCCTCCTGGGGTGGCTGCCAACTCTGGCCTGGCCAACAGGCCCCCAGAAGGCACTTCCTGTGTCCTTGGccgccccccgccccacccccaggcAGAGTTCTGCACCCGTGGGCAGACAGGGAAGAGACACTAAAGGCACACAGGATGAACATGGAACGACACGAGATGGACACAGGGCCTGGAAGGCTTCCCAAGGGAGGCGGACAGTGGAGGGCAGAACGCAGGTTGGCCCTGTGGGGTCTCAACTGGGCCCTGCTTTCCCCGACAAGCCTGGGGAATGGAGCTGCCTCCGCCCACAGCATTGCCCCCTCCACCTGGAGTTCTCCTGATGCCTCTCTGTCCCCTCACCTCTTCTGCTGCAAAGCCAGATCTGGATCCTGGGGGTTCTGCCCCAGGCCCCTCCCAGCATCACGCATACTGGACACGCACACGCAATCACACAGAGTCACTCACAGTCACGTGCACACTGTGGATGGAAGCCCACTGTTCCCCTGTGTCACCATGGCCACTCTACAAGCATAGACATGCACTCCCCTTCACTGTCCCTGGCTTATTGAGCTGCCCCCTCCCATTTCCTGTCCACCTGTCAGGCCGGGGGCGGAGGAGGGGGGAGGCACAGGAGGGAGGTGTCAGTGTCCCTGGAGCCACAGACGGACATTCCTTGCTTGGGTCAGATCACATAAGCTGCCTCCTTCCAGGAACCTGAGCCGCCTGTCCTCACGCCTTACCCAATGCCTGAGGGTGGGACAGCTGGGCTAAGTGCTCACGGCAGCAAAAAAGAGTGCGGGCTAGACTGCAGAAAGGACTTCCCAAGTGTGTGTATATAGGGTTACCCCTGTCCTGGGGTTTAGTCCCAGCTCTGGCTTACTGTCTGACCTTGAGAGGTCCCTATCCCTCTCTGGGCCTTCCTATTTCAGAGTCGAGGGCAGCTGCTTACCGTGTAAAGGGCTTCTTAAAGGGTCTGCGATGAAGATGCTGGGGGCTGGCACTGGGATGAGGTACACACAAAGGGAACAGCAGCTTCCTTTCAACAGgcacttgtacacacacacaatcacacagacACGCAGATTCACACACATCCACATAGCTGCTCCTATGGATCCCTGGTCACTCATTCATGTCACATAGAGACATGTATGTAGCATGTATACCCCTGCATGCAGACATCTACAAACACAGATATGCATACAAACAGCTGCCCAGTGCCGTTCCTGTGTAGCCACCAGGCCTGtctttgtgtctccatctctACTGAGGGAAGTCTGGGGTGTCTCTTCTCCAGGAAGTGCACCCGATACTCCAGCAGTCGGAGGACCCATTCAAGACTCCCCTCGTCTCCGCAGCACAGTCTTCCTCTGGGAGTGGACACAAAGTGGCAGGAGATGTGGGGCTGGGGCCGATTCCCCCAGACATCACCTCCATCCTGTGATTGATGAGTTGAGGCCAGCAGCCCCCTGCTCCCCACGGTTCCTGCCTCCATTGAGCAGGTGGAGGGGGGGGTTCCCTGTCCGCACAgcccttgtttttctttaattaaacatCTGGCTCTCTGTGGCCTGGGAAGCCTCAGACCCTCGCTGACAGCCTCCCCCCCACAACTTTGGCATCGATGATGGGTTGAGGGGGGAGAGCTGGGGCTCTGGGGCCCACCTGTCCCCATACAGTGCAGGGGACTGGGAGCTCCAAGAATGCCCTGACCATACTGTCCTCACCCCCAGTGCCGCCGCGGGAGCCTGTGCTCAGCTGCCGCTCCAACACTTACCCCAAGGGCTTCTACTGCAGCTGGCATCTGCCCACCCCCACCTACATTCCCAACACCTTCAATGTGACTGTGCTGTGAGTAGCTGTGCCTGTGACCCGGGTCCAGCCCTGACCTCTGACCTCTACCCccttcccaccaccatgccctccGTCCATATCCCAGCCCTGCCTTGGGCTTGACCTTCCCTCAACCTCTACCCCATCTGACCCTTGATGTTGGTAACAGTACCTGGGCCTCACCTCTCCCCAGGCATGGCTCCAAAATTATGGTCTGTGAGAAGGACCCAGCCCTCAAGAACCGCTGCCACATTCGCTACATGCACCTGTTCTCCACCATCAAGTACAAGGTCTCTATAAGTGTCAGCAATGCCCTGGGCCACAATGCCACAGCTATCACCTTTGATGAGTTCACCATTGGTAAGTGTAGTGGTTGGGGGAACCTGCTGCCTACTCCAGTGGGAATGTAAGTGGATGTGTGCCAGAGGCACATGAACATTGGTGGGGATGtctacatgcatgcacatgtatacatggCATGTGCATGCCTTTGCACAGGTATGTACAGTgcacatatatgtgcacatatatgcaTGACATATATACCTGTGAACGTGTAAGTGAATGTCCTTTACCTGAAGGGCCGAGAGACCTGTACAGCAGCTCTTCCGATCATTTTTCTGGCTCCCAGAACATGCAGCAGGGGGAAGTGGGGGCAGGCTGGGCCAGACCCTTGTgcagctgcagcctccaccaccacTCCCCCAACTCTAATGGCTTCCTTACGTCCTGTGATGAATGAGGTGTCAGAACAGGAGACAGGACTGGGACAGATACCGTCCTCCCCCTGACGCCCCCATCCCAGCCAGACCTTCTACCTGCCCCTGCCCTATTCCAGGCAGGCTTTCTGCCTGCTATTCCTCCACCCCAGCCAGATCTTCTGCCTGCCCCTGTCTTCTCCCCAGACCCCATGACTGGATCCCTAGCCAGAGTATTTCTACATAAGCTGGGCCCTTACGCACTCCCATCAGATCCCCAGCCTACCTCCAGATCTGCAACACCTGTGGACTCTTTTACTCTTGACCCAGGTCTTAGTTTGGAACTGGAAAAGTTGAAGTGAAAAACCAGGCTTGGGGGAGTGTGTGATGCTGGGGTAGGAGGGGGTAATCCAGGTGACAGTGGGGGTGACAGTGGTAACTATGGAGGCATCATATTGGCTTAGTTACTGGGATGCAGGTCAGTATGAGGATAGGGTTGGGATGATGGGATGATGAGATGAAATTTGGGATGTTGATATGAAGAGTTGGTGACAGTGACTGTAGTGACAGCCATTGGTGATGATGGGGATATCAGACTTGGAAGTAATGAGATAGTTTTCTATGGTAGCTACCAGAATTGACAACAGAGAAGAGGCATGGTGACTATGATATTGATGACAATGGTTGGCAATATGAGAGGGTCAACATGGTGGCTAGAGTTGACAAAGTGGGTTGTTGCCAGAGATGAGTGTAGTAATGAAGCTATGTCTCCTGAACAGTGAAGCCTGATCCTCCAGAAAATGTGGTAGCCCGGCCAGTGCCCAGCAACCCTCGCCGACTGGAGGTGACGTGGCAGACCCCCTCGACCTGGCCTGACCCTGAGTCTTTTCCTCTCAAGTTCTTTCTGCGCTACCGACCCCTCATCCTGGACCAGTGGCAGCATGTGAGTGCCCTGCCCTGTCAAGATCCTGGGTGCCTGAGTTAGAATCATGTGGAGTGAGTGGCACCCATATCCCATGTGGCAGCAGATCCAGTGTGAGACCTGATGAGTCAGGCTCTCTGTGGGGAAAAGGGACCAGGTGGGCCTGGGAGAATGGATGGAGCTGAGGCAGGTGTCCTTAGGGGTTCCCAGTGACCCCTGTTAGTGCAGTGGGAACACATATGTCTTTTGTGGCTCCCCAGGATAGTGGAGAGAAATGCAGGAAGGGAGACAGTGGGCAGGGCAGGAAAGGCTCCCTTTCCTTACCTCAGCCTGACCAGACATCTCCCTCTTTCAGCCCTGAAAGACATCTCCCCCTTTACACTCTGGCCCAGGCTCTGGGCCTGTGCTGGCCCCAAGGGGTCAGGATCAGGCAGTGGGGTCAAGCCTGGTCCAGGGTGAGTTTAGGCCCTGACTGGCATCAGAACTCCAAAGTCAGACCCAGCTTAGGGGTCAGCTTGAGGCTATGAGTTGGAAGGTAGCCTGGCTGGGAACCAAGTAGTAGACAAGAATCAGTATGGGGTCGGACTATGGTCTGGATCAAGCTACAATAGAGAGCTCTGGGGAACAGCCAGAGGTTTGGGGCAGACTTGGAGTTCTCTTGCTTTAAGCACCCTGGGCCCATAGGGTTTTGGGCACTCTGTGTGGCCCATGAGGCCTGTAGGCTAGGACTGGGGTTGGGAGGGTACTCCATGGGACAACCCAGGCTGGTTCCTGGGGGTCAACTTGTACCCCTACCTCATCTACCAGGCTCCAACTCCAGCTCGTCATGCCCCTATCCCGTCTGGCCTTTAAAGCGTGTAATTCGATTCCTGGGTGCCTGTCCCCCACAAAGCCTACTCATGCACTCACATGTTCCCTGACAGAGTCCGGAGTCCCTCCCGCCTGGCCAGCTGCCCGCGCCTAATGCATTGCTAATAACCAGGGTCTAGTTTCACAAGCCCCCCCTCCCCCGCTAACGAGCTACAGGCAGCAGCCCCGCACTTCGCAGCGCACACGCCTTGCAGTGGACCTGGCACACTGCCCACCACACACACGGGAACATGCACACACGCGCGGCTCCCAGCAGGAATCATACGCCATACGTGTATGCAACTAACATGCCAAGACCATGCGCAAAACTGACCCCCACACTGAGGTGGGAAGAGCAAAGTGTGCAGGCTCTGTGGCGAGAACACACGTGGCCTGTAGCTCATCCTGGCCCCATTCCGTGTCTCACTGGCACTGGGGCTGGCTAGATTTATGGTTCTTTTCATCTAAAGTTTTGCTCTGAACAGAGTCTATTCTCCCCAATCCTTGACCTTGGGGAGAGGCAGGTATATGACTGGGAGGGGCGAGAAGGGCAGAACAGAGAAAAACATCACCTGGATTTTCAGGAGGAAAATCCAGACCAGGAATTGCAAAAGAATGGGCCCTGGACAGGGGCTGTCTCAGCATGGACAAGAGAGAGGCAAGTACAGGGACCCAGCATGGGTTCTCTACAGCTCCTGCCCTGGCCCTAAGTGGACAGGGAGGCCTGGAAGGCGTGTCGGGCGTCTGCTCCAGCAGACCAAGGAGGACTCCCAGGGGAGGCCAATGTCAGTGACTAGGGAGTTCCTGTCAGTTGAGAAGCCTTTCTCTTGAGAGGGAGGATGAAGGGATCACTGATAACCTCGCAAGAAGGATCCTGATCTAGGATATGTGGCCCCCAGGAGAGCCCACAATGAGGCGGCAATTTGATCTGTTCCCCATGGCTCCCTCCCTGTGGGGAGACTGACATGGAGGTCTGCGGTCTAATCCCGGCAGGAGGGAGACAGAGCTGAAGGAGCTGAGCAGAAAGGGACTGGGGTGCCAAAGGTGGAACTGGGACCCTGGCTCCAGGAGAAGAGGGTCTTTGGGACCCTCCGATCTTCCAGGGCTGAGATTAGGATTTACTGAGCCCAGGGTCTGGGCCCAAAAGGTGTCTCACCATGACCCTGACCTTTACCACCGTTATCAGGGCCACAGGCTGAGCACATGCCccgacacacatacacacatacacacatgtgtgcatgcactcACAGCCTGTCAGGTCAGATAGCCCAGACCCCAGTTTTCTGGGGGGAAGATTGGAACAGGGACCAAAAAAGCCCTGAAGCCAGACGTGGCCCAGAGCGGCCCCCTCCTCCGCCCCCGCCGGCTGCCCCTGTTTACGAGGCGGCTTAATGAGGCAGCGGGTGCCACTGAGATGAACCAgagcccagcctgggcctggAAGGGGCGCCGGACAGGCAGCCCGGCCTGGAGGGTTGGGGGAGACCAGCAGGATGGGGCCGGCGGGGCAGGAGTGGGGTTGCGATGCCTCCAGGAGGAAATGGAGCAGCTGTTCTGTGCCCTGCAGCCCCAGGGGCTGTCCCCCACCCCTTTCTGCCCCAGCAGGGTGATAATCACACTGAGGCCTTCCTGAGGGGAGGCTCAGCTGGGGCCGGGCTGGTAGGTGCCTTGGGCATCTGGGAACCCAGGCTCTGGCTAGAAGCCATGGTAATGACAGCGCCGGCTGAAGTGCATTTGGTGCTGTCGTCATGCGTTGGTCCTTATTGTAACCCTAAGAGATGGATACTCTCATGAAcgccgttttacagatgaggatggCAAGGTGTGAGGATATTAAGTAACTTGGTCACCTCACTACTAAGGGATGGGGCCAAATTTGAAACTCAGGCAGCCTAGCTCCAGTCAGTGTGTGGAACCTCCCCTCTCAGTGGCTTCCTGGTGGGAGAAGAGGGCGGCACTACCATCTCCTTTCACCCCCTGCCCTTGCCACCTCCAGGCTGGGACTGTGGTCGGGATTCAGCCAGGCTGGGGACTGTGAGAGAGCAGGGGCAACAGCAGAGTCGTAGGCACAGGGCAAAGACCTCCTTATTATCCCCTGGGGTGTTTCTGGTCTCCTTGAAGATGTCATTACTCTCCTTCAGGGACAACTGCTCTCCCGTGGGGTCTCCTCCCTAAGATGTCCCCAATCTCTGGCAAGAATATTCTCCATGTCCTCCTTCTCCTCCAGGGAAGTCCTCACTGTCCCCAGAGCACTTCACTCGCCCCTCCCCAGAGGCATGCTCACTTCCTCTGGAGGGACCTCATCCTCCTAGCCCCCAGGTGTGTCCTTACCCCCACCCCATGGTctggctgcaggtggagctgtcTGATGGCACAGCACACACCATCACAGATGCCTATGCCGGGAAGGAGTACATTATCCAGGTGGCAGCCAAGGACAATGAAATTGGGACATGGAGTGACTGGAGCGTGGCTGCCCATGCTACGCCCTGGACTGAGGAACCGCGACACCTCACTACGGAGGCCCAGGCCGTGGGTGAGCTTGCTCCTGCCCTACCTCCTGGCTCTGCTGTCCTGGAGGCCTGTGGTAGAACCTGTGGCCTGGTTCTACCCTGCTGCCTCCAGCCTCTGCTCCCGGGGTAGCCACACTCTGTGGCAGCCACACTTCTGCCTGTCTGTCCAACCCCTGCCATTCCTGGTCCATGCTATCTGGACATCGTTGGTAGGGGTCATTGGGTGGAGGGGTTATCTGTGAGCCTTGGGAAGCAGGATCTGCCTGATGGGGGAGGCGTACCAGTCTGATGCAGGAAGCAGAACGGTATGTCTCATGAGCCCCCAGATCTGGATAGGACCCCAGCCCTGGCCTTGCCCTGAGTTTCCCCCATGTTCCCCAGAGACCACGACCAGCACCACCAGCTCCCTGGCACCCCCACCTACCACGAAGATCTGTGACCCGGGGGAGCTGGGCAGCGGCGGGGGACCCTCGGCACCCTTCTTGGTCAGCATCCCCATCACTCTGGCCCTGGCTGCCGCTGCTGCCACTGCCAGCAGTCTCATGATCTGGTAGGTTGAGTGaggctgggtggcagagggagccGAGGGAACCCCCATTCCAGTCCCCTCCCTGACAGGCCCATGCCTGTCTCTGCAGAGCCCGGCACCCCATGAGGACATGCAGAGCACCTGCAGAGGAGCAGGAGGCCGGAGCTGAGCCTGCAGACCCCGGTTTCTATTTTGCACACGGGCAGGAGGACCTTTTGCATTCTCTTCAGACACAATTTGTGGAGACCCTCGGCGGGCCCGGGCCTGCCGCCCCCCAGCCCTGCCGCACCAAGCtggccctccttcctccctcgGGGGAGGTGGGCCATGCAGCTAACCCACCCACCAAAGACCACCTCACCCTGGCCCCTTGGGCTGGACCCTCCAATGCCAGCGACTCCCAGGAGCCCTTGGGGCACGTGAGGGGAGCCTCTCACATCCGAtttctcctcctgccccagcctcctgtctATCCCAGGGTCTCTGTTGCCACCGTCAGATTATAAGCTCCTGATGCTGGGGGGCCCAGCCATCCCCCTCCCCCCAGCGCCCACACTTTTCagtcccctcccctctgccctgtTTTGTACACCCCTCCCCTGACCCTGCTCCTATCCCACAGTATTTAATGCCCTGTCAGTCCCTTCTAGTCTGACTCAATGGTAACTTgctgtatttgaattttttatagatgtatatacagggtgggggggtggggggttctCATTAAACGTCACCATTTCATGAGTCCTTGAAACAGATACGCTTTGGGAGGGTACCCCTCTTCCAAGGACCCTGCCCCTTCCAGGGCTGGTGGAGGAAAGAAATTGTGGTTGGGGAAGGTGGGGAGAGGTGTTCAGCTTTCAGGCCAGTGTATCTGGTAACAGTGTTGTCTACTTCTTGGCGGGTAGGGCTTCCCTGGAGCACAGGGTTGCAGCCAGGGAAAAATTGTGGGAAATGAGTGATCCCGTGGGGTATCCAGTCAGTCCTGGAGGCTGCCCAAGTCTTGGCTGGGGCAGAAGCCTTTCAAGGGTTACCTCTAGAACTGCTTTCCATGAGTGCCCTGGCCCGAGCCCAGTGCACAGGGCTAGAGATGGCAGAAGGGGAGGGGCAGGCTTCATCCTTGGGGCCAGGGGGTGTGCATGATCCCTGCCATCCAAGAGACAGTCCAGGAGTGCCAGAAGGTCAGGCCTAGGGCTCAGCCAGGCCACAAGGGCTCAGAGCACAGAGTGTCCTGGGCCTGGGCAGGCAGGGCGGCTGCCTGAAGGAGGAGGTTGCTTGGAGCATGACCAGGGACAGGACCTGGGCTTCAGAACTGGAATGACAGAGTACAAGACTTACTCCCAGGGCTGGGTTATAGTCAGGACTGTGGAGCTGGAGAGGGTGGGGCTTTGGCTTTATAGGATGGTCAGTCTTTGGTCCAACCTCAGATCCTGCCCACACCCTTTCAGTCCCCAAACTGGGGCTCCGGGGTCCCTCTGACTTCTCCTCAGAGGAGGACACTTGGCTGTCCCAGGCCTGCTTAGGTCCAGACCCCACTTATAGAAGCCGCCTTACTGAGCGTAAGCAGGCATTCTCAGCTGGGAATGTCCAGGGCTGGGGCCAAGTAAGGCCCTGTGACCTGGGGGCAGGGGTGAAAGGAGAGGCTGGAGCTCTGACCTGGGGAGCCAGGTTTTGGCCTTGCTCTGGGTGCCTGGAGTAAGAAGAGGGGGGTGGAGTCAAAGTCAGgtccacacccacacccacctgTGCACAGATGTGTGCACAGAGCCACCAACCACCCTGATGCCATCACACACTTTCTCCCAGTTCAAACCCTTCCCCTCAGACTAGGCTCCGGCAATGGATACCCCTTCCTGGGATCACCAGGCCCCCCTGGGAATGTGCCCTGGGAAGGGGATTGACAGTGCCTCAAGCACCGATGAGTCCGGCCTGGACAAGACACAGTCCCAGAGGTGAGGCCTGGTAAGGGGCTCCAGAGTAAAGTGGCCGTCTCTTCTCCAGGTTAGAAGAGAGAGGGGTGTTCTAGGTGGGAGACCCATGAAAGCAAAGGCCTGGCATCAAGGTGAAGCTTGTGGCTTTTCAAGCTGAACATGCCCAGCTATGGAAATGCAAGGCTCTTCATTCACAGGAAGAGGCTCCCAGGATGGACATCCTGAGAGGTGGCTGTGGACCTGCTCTGTACCCTGAATCCTGAGTTCTGCCTGGGGGTCTGGTCCCTGTGAGGTGTGGCTCAGCCTAAACCTAGGCTCCAGCATGAGTAGAGGTAACAGGGGGTCACCAACAGTCTCCCCCAGAACATTCCTGGGATGTGTCAGAACTTCCACCCTTCATCTTTGGGGTGGGTGGGATGAAGTGAGGAGTCTCTGGCCTGAGCTGCCTTTCTGCCTTGAGAGCCCTGGTCAGCCCTGACCTACCCACCGCCCACCCAGAGCTTGGGCATCAGCAATCTGGCCTCCATTAGCAACATGGGAAAGTAATTATGTGGGGCCTCGGGAGGAGGGGGcagaaggaggggagggggcctGCCAGAGCCTCAGAGGCCAATGGAGGGGAGGACTGGGGCCTCTATCTCTCTTCCCCCAGCTCTAAGAGAGAGACCCTGCTCTGCCTCAAGCCCAGGGTGGCTGGAGGGGCAGCATCATTGCCTCTGACTAGACAACTGCCCTGAGCCTGCGGGTGGTCACCCTCCTTTTGGGTCCTGGGCCCTTGGCCTCACAGAGGCTGTTCGCCTTGGAGGGTCTCAGTTGCTGACTGTCACCTCTCTCTAGTACTGTCCCTCCACATCTAGTTCCTACAGTGGTTCTGGGGAGCCAGGCATAATTGCAGACATCAGTTCTTGGAGCTAAAACAGAATCTGGAGAATTAAAACAACCCTGAGGCAtggggggaaggggaggctgggATCCCAGACCCCAGGTACATTGCACAGGGTCCCAGCCTTCCAGCCCCCTACTTCTCTTTGTGCCCCACGATACACTGTGGCT is a window encoding:
- the CNTFR gene encoding ciliary neurotrophic factor receptor subunit alpha; translated protein: MAAPVPWACCAVLAAAAAVVYTQRHSPQEAPHVQYERLGSDVTLPCGTANWDAAVTWRVNGTDLAPDLLNGSQLVLRGLELGHSGLYACFHRDSWHLRHQVLLHVGLPPREPVLSCRSNTYPKGFYCSWHLPTPTYIPNTFNVTVLHGSKIMVCEKDPALKNRCHIRYMHLFSTIKYKVSISVSNALGHNATAITFDEFTIVKPDPPENVVARPVPSNPRRLEVTWQTPSTWPDPESFPLKFFLRYRPLILDQWQHVELSDGTAHTITDAYAGKEYIIQVAAKDNEIGTWSDWSVAAHATPWTEEPRHLTTEAQAVETTTSTTSSLAPPPTTKICDPGELGSGGGPSAPFLVSIPITLALAAAAATASSLMI